One region of Chanodichthys erythropterus isolate Z2021 chromosome 17, ASM2448905v1, whole genome shotgun sequence genomic DNA includes:
- the LOC137004917 gene encoding olfactory receptor 1E16-like yields MSLSQNISIVHPEYFFITGLTDAPYSTYFYIFLFIIYIISVIGNSIVLLIIALHRSLHSPMYIGVFNLALADIGETNALIPNMIKNFVFDSQYISYNACLANMFFVNFFITVQTYTLVVLAFDRFIAICLPLRYNAIVNNKFMAILFSVIWAFNTFLVTLSTSLMTRLSFCKSNVIESWYCDYDRLVRMPCNDSSINNVIAILIQAFFLVAPPFIIVLSYLGIFIALCKITTWEGRFKALKTCVSHLLVVGSFFLPIISNIVSASSANAKIISGTLSLTLPPMLNPIIYVLTTAKIKDLIRKMLNNRSAQIRVNVSK; encoded by the coding sequence ATGAGTTTATCCCAGAATATCTCAATTGTTCATCCAGAATACTTTTTCATCACTGGGCTTACAGATGCACCGTACAGCACTTACTTCTATATATTCTTATTTATCATatatattatttctgtaattgGGAACTCAATAGTCCTTCTCATTATAGCTCTTCACCGGAGCCTGCACAGTCCAATGTACATTGGTGTGTTTAACTTGGCCTTGGCTGATATTGGTGAAACTAATGCACTGATCCCTAACATGATCAagaattttgtttttgactCACAGTACATCTCATACAATGCTTGTTTGgcaaacatgttttttgtgAACTTCTTTATTACTGTGCAGACATACACTCTTGTTGTTCTGGCATTTGATCGTTTCATTGCAATCTGTTTGCCACTAAGATATAATGCTATAGTGAATAATAAGTTCATGGCTATATTGTTTTCAGTAATATGGGCATTTAACACCTTTCTTGTAACACTGTCAACATCTTTGATGACCAGACTTTCATTCTGTAAATCCAATGTGATAGAGAGTTGGTATTGTGACTATGACAGATTGGTGAGGATGCCATGCAATGACAGTAGCATTAATAATGTTATAGCAATTCTCATTCAAGCTTTTTTCCTTGTAGCACCACCCTTCATTATAGTCCTGTCATATCTGGGCATTTTTATTGctttatgtaaaattacaacTTGGGAAGGACGTTTTAAAGCACTAAAGACCTGTGTTTCTCACCTTTTGGTAGTTGGATCATTCTTTCTTCCCATAATATCCAATATTGTTTCTGCATCTTCTGCTAATGCTAAGATCATCAGCGGAACTCTTTCATTAACTCTTCCACCAATGCTAAATCCCATCATTTATGTTTTAACCACAGCTAAAATCAAAGACTTAATCCGAAAAATGCTTAACAACAGATCTGCACAAATTAGAGTGAATGTTTCAAAATGA